One window from the genome of Pedobacter schmidteae encodes:
- a CDS encoding SDR family oxidoreductase, which produces MDLQLKDKVVIVTGGAKGIGEGIVRVLAKEGAIPVIVGRNEQDNLKIANDIVAGGGQAFQVAAELTNPEAAAKAVELVLERFGRIDGLVNNAGVNDGVGLESGNYERFVESLHKNVIHYYLMAHHALPALKASKGAIVNIGSKVAETGQGGTSAYAASNGARNALTREWALELLPYEIRVNAVIVAECYTPLYQTWINSIPNPEEKLASIKAKIPLGKRMTTAEEIANATVFLLSNASSHTTGQLVYVDGGYVHLDRSISPA; this is translated from the coding sequence ATGGATTTACAATTAAAAGATAAAGTAGTTATTGTTACTGGTGGAGCCAAGGGCATAGGAGAAGGTATTGTAAGGGTATTGGCAAAAGAAGGCGCTATCCCGGTTATTGTGGGTAGAAATGAGCAGGACAACCTCAAAATAGCGAATGATATTGTAGCAGGCGGTGGGCAGGCTTTTCAGGTAGCAGCAGAGCTGACCAATCCTGAAGCAGCAGCAAAAGCTGTTGAGCTGGTTCTGGAGCGATTTGGAAGGATCGACGGATTGGTAAATAATGCCGGTGTAAACGATGGTGTAGGATTGGAAAGTGGTAATTATGAGCGATTTGTGGAGAGCTTACATAAAAATGTAATCCATTATTATCTGATGGCCCATCATGCTTTGCCAGCATTAAAGGCCTCAAAAGGAGCTATCGTTAATATCGGGTCGAAAGTGGCGGAGACAGGGCAGGGTGGTACTTCTGCTTATGCGGCATCTAATGGCGCAAGAAATGCGCTGACACGAGAATGGGCCCTGGAGTTATTGCCTTATGAGATTCGTGTAAATGCGGTTATCGTAGCAGAATGTTATACACCGTTATACCAAACCTGGATAAATTCTATTCCGAATCCGGAAGAAAAGCTGGCTTCGATTAAGGCCAAAATCCCTCTTGGAAAAAGGATGACAACGGCAGAGGAAATTGCCAACGCAACCGTGTTTTTGCTTTCAAATGCTTCCAGTCATACTACAGGACAATTGGTTTACGTAGATGGAGGATATGTGCATTTAGACAGGTCTATTAGCCCGGCGTAA
- a CDS encoding FecR family protein: MNSDQAKELIEKYNNGLANAEERAWVENWYLDESLKYKFSEQDANFLFLKNEIWNGTLQRSGLKTKATSGRLQLWPRMVAAAMILIVFAAGLYFYSTRNLQNNTIAADIAPGSNKAILTLANGQKIVLNDVAKGEISKQSGISVSKSRDGELIYTAVDTDPGGTTNMRNTISTPKGGQYTIMLSDGTKVMLNSASSLTFPTSLHGRDRSVELIGEAYFEVAKQKNSRFRVISGMQTVEVLGTHFNVNAYVDEETIKTTLLEGAVKVSTSDASTLIEPGEQAVLSRTKGNTLFKQRINTAKETAWINGVFSFEGDDLKSIMRQVSRWYDVNVIYVGAISEEKYFGEISRSSKLSEVFKILELNNVHFDAVGKTIKVSYEQQSTRLNQPKSIK; this comes from the coding sequence ATGAATAGCGACCAGGCAAAAGAGCTTATAGAGAAATATAACAATGGCTTAGCGAATGCAGAAGAACGGGCATGGGTGGAAAACTGGTATCTGGATGAATCGCTTAAGTATAAATTTTCGGAACAAGACGCCAATTTTCTTTTTTTGAAGAACGAGATCTGGAACGGCACCTTACAGCGATCGGGACTGAAAACCAAAGCGACATCAGGAAGGTTGCAGCTATGGCCTCGTATGGTTGCAGCAGCAATGATTCTGATTGTATTTGCCGCGGGTTTATACTTCTATAGTACTAGAAATCTGCAAAACAATACAATAGCTGCCGATATAGCGCCCGGAAGTAATAAGGCAATTTTAACATTGGCCAACGGACAAAAAATTGTATTAAATGATGTAGCTAAAGGAGAAATATCCAAGCAGTCGGGCATCAGCGTTAGCAAATCCAGGGATGGAGAGCTAATTTATACTGCGGTGGACACAGATCCGGGGGGAACGACTAATATGCGGAATACAATTTCGACACCTAAAGGCGGGCAATATACCATCATGCTTTCGGATGGAACAAAGGTAATGCTCAATTCCGCGTCCTCTTTAACTTTTCCTACATCGCTTCATGGACGGGATCGGTCGGTTGAGCTAATTGGTGAAGCATATTTTGAAGTCGCGAAGCAGAAAAACAGCCGGTTCAGGGTAATTTCAGGAATGCAAACTGTAGAAGTATTGGGTACCCATTTTAATGTGAACGCCTATGTAGATGAAGAGACCATTAAAACAACGCTCCTTGAAGGTGCGGTAAAAGTTTCGACATCAGATGCATCTACGTTGATTGAACCCGGTGAACAAGCGGTATTGTCCCGCACTAAAGGAAATACACTGTTTAAACAACGCATAAATACAGCTAAAGAAACAGCTTGGATCAACGGTGTTTTCTCATTTGAAGGAGATGACCTTAAATCCATCATGCGACAAGTTTCGAGATGGTATGATGTCAACGTTATCTATGTAGGGGCGATCAGCGAGGAGAAATATTTTGGAGAGATCTCCAGATCCAGTAAACTCTCGGAAGTTTTTAAAATACTTGAACTCAATAATGTGCATTTTGATGCTGTGGGAAAAACGATTAAAGTTTCCTATGAACAACAATCGACGCGATTAAATCAACCAAAATCAATAAAATAA
- a CDS encoding RNA polymerase sigma factor, with protein MPIYSNFSDEELTVLLKQDDQLAFTEIYNRYWAEMYYHTFRMLKDEDSSKDVLQDVFSTLWLKSSSLNERIKLSGYLYISVRNKVLNLLAQNKVRNDYLSSVATFITESTNESTWFDEREILEIVEAEIRNLPPRMKEIFELSRKDNLSHKEIAEKLNLSPQTVKKQVQNALKIIKNKIPMVESGLFVLFFLR; from the coding sequence ATGCCGATTTACAGCAATTTCAGTGATGAAGAACTGACCGTTTTGTTAAAACAGGATGATCAGCTAGCCTTTACCGAAATTTACAACCGTTACTGGGCGGAAATGTACTACCACACTTTTCGAATGCTAAAAGATGAAGATAGCTCGAAAGATGTCCTTCAGGATGTGTTTAGTACCTTGTGGTTAAAGTCATCCTCGCTCAACGAGCGAATCAAATTGTCGGGATATCTTTATATTTCGGTAAGGAATAAGGTGTTGAACCTTCTGGCTCAAAATAAAGTTCGCAATGACTACTTAAGCTCAGTTGCAACTTTTATAACAGAGTCAACAAACGAATCTACATGGTTTGATGAACGGGAAATTTTGGAAATAGTTGAAGCGGAAATTAGAAATCTGCCACCGAGGATGAAGGAAATTTTTGAGTTAAGTCGAAAAGACAATTTGTCTCATAAAGAAATTGCAGAGAAATTAAACCTTTCCCCTCAGACTGTGAAAAAGCAGGTGCAAAATGCATTAAAAATTATCAAAAATAAAATCCCAATGGTAGAGTCGGGCCTTTTTGTCTTGTTTTTTCTGCGTTAA
- a CDS encoding UxaA family hydrolase — protein MVTNTVKSFLQIHPDDNVLVALQDLPKGQVIEWNGEQITLKDDVHAKHKFFIADLAAGAEVLMYGVLVGKATTFIPQGGLMTTENVHHASQDYAYRNVNYEWQVPDVSKFKDKTFNGYHRADGRVGTANYWLFVPTVFCENRNLDVIKEALYNTLGYTVTDKYKQFTGQLLEAYQEGQDLSSFQIDELVAAKPLTKRVFKNVDGIKFLNHQGGCGGTRQDSALLSQLLAAYADHPNVAGITVLSLGCQHLQTQHLLEDIKKRNSSFDKPVLIFEQQQSQSEEQLIKDAILQTFVGLGEINKNERKPAPLSKLCVGVKCGGSDGFSGISANPAVGYTSDLLVALGAKVLLAEFPELCGAEQNLIDRCVNEPTAEKFIRLMQEYDAQAHAVGSGFHMNPSPGNIKDGLITDAIKSTGAAKKAGTSPVVDVLDYTEPVTKAGLSLVCTPGNDVEATTGKAASGATLILFTTGLGTPTGNPVCPVIKVATNTALATRMSDIIDIDTGAIIRGEKTIEEMGAEILEYCIKAASGEEIPKAVQLNQDDFIPWKRGVSL, from the coding sequence TACTTTAAAGGATGATGTACATGCCAAGCATAAATTTTTTATAGCTGATTTGGCTGCCGGTGCTGAAGTTTTAATGTATGGAGTATTGGTGGGAAAGGCGACAACCTTTATTCCACAGGGAGGGTTGATGACAACGGAAAATGTTCATCACGCCTCTCAGGATTATGCCTATCGCAATGTAAATTATGAATGGCAGGTGCCTGATGTGTCGAAATTTAAAGACAAGACCTTTAATGGCTATCACCGTGCTGATGGGAGAGTAGGAACTGCAAATTACTGGCTATTTGTGCCGACCGTTTTTTGTGAGAACAGAAATCTGGATGTGATTAAGGAGGCATTATATAATACACTAGGGTATACGGTTACAGACAAATACAAGCAGTTTACCGGACAGTTGCTGGAAGCTTATCAGGAGGGACAAGATCTTTCTTCATTCCAGATTGATGAATTGGTTGCTGCAAAGCCGCTTACGAAACGGGTATTTAAAAACGTTGATGGAATTAAATTCTTAAATCACCAGGGTGGTTGCGGAGGGACAAGACAGGATTCGGCCCTTTTAAGTCAGTTGCTGGCTGCTTACGCAGATCATCCTAATGTGGCCGGAATTACTGTACTAAGCCTGGGTTGTCAACATTTGCAAACCCAGCACCTGCTGGAGGATATCAAAAAAAGAAATTCTTCATTTGATAAGCCAGTGTTGATATTTGAACAACAGCAGAGTCAGAGTGAAGAACAATTAATTAAGGATGCGATCCTTCAAACATTTGTTGGACTAGGGGAAATTAATAAGAATGAAAGGAAGCCAGCGCCGTTGAGCAAGTTATGTGTGGGAGTAAAATGTGGCGGAAGTGATGGATTTAGTGGTATTTCCGCTAATCCCGCAGTTGGATATACTTCAGATTTATTGGTAGCTTTAGGTGCGAAAGTGTTACTTGCAGAGTTCCCCGAACTTTGCGGAGCCGAGCAAAATTTAATTGACAGGTGCGTAAACGAGCCGACAGCAGAGAAGTTTATCCGGTTGATGCAGGAGTATGATGCACAGGCACATGCCGTTGGCTCAGGCTTTCACATGAACCCGTCGCCGGGCAACATAAAAGATGGCCTGATTACCGATGCAATAAAAAGTACAGGTGCCGCAAAAAAGGCAGGTACTTCACCCGTGGTGGATGTGCTTGACTATACTGAACCGGTAACGAAAGCGGGACTAAGCCTGGTATGTACGCCAGGGAATGATGTGGAGGCGACTACAGGGAAGGCGGCCAGTGGTGCTACGCTTATTTTATTTACCACAGGACTGGGAACCCCTACCGGTAACCCTGTTTGTCCGGTAATTAAAGTCGCAACAAATACGGCACTGGCTACCAGGATGAGCGACATTATTGATATTGATACAGGTGCCATTATTCGTGGCGAAAAAACGATTGAGGAAATGGGAGCGGAAATATTGGAATATTGTATTAAAGCTGCAAGTGGAGAAGAGATCCCTAAGGCAGTACAATTGAACCAGGATGATTTTATACCATGGAAAAGAGGTGTTTCATTATAA
- a CDS encoding SDR family NAD(P)-dependent oxidoreductase has translation MFSLKGKSAIITGGGSGIGKAISTLFAMQGAHVHIIELNADAGLQTANEIKEAGGMADVYGCDVSNQTAVVNVFEQIGNIDILVNNAGIAHIGRADNTSEADFVKVFDVNVKGAYNCLYAAIPAMKKKGGGVVLNMASIGAVVGLSDRFAYSMSKGAIFAMTMSVAKDYMAEGIRCNSISPARVHTPFVDGFIAKNYAGQEAEIFEKLSKSQPIGRMGKPEEVASLALYLCSDEAGFVTGNDYPLDGGFIKLNN, from the coding sequence ATGTTTAGTTTAAAAGGAAAATCAGCAATTATTACAGGTGGCGGAAGTGGTATTGGGAAAGCTATATCTACACTTTTTGCCATGCAGGGTGCCCATGTTCATATCATAGAGCTGAATGCTGATGCGGGGTTGCAAACCGCAAATGAAATTAAAGAAGCGGGAGGTATGGCCGATGTTTATGGTTGTGATGTGAGTAATCAGACGGCTGTTGTAAATGTCTTTGAGCAGATAGGGAATATTGATATTCTGGTAAATAATGCGGGGATAGCTCACATCGGTAGAGCCGACAATACCAGCGAAGCCGATTTTGTTAAGGTATTTGATGTAAACGTAAAAGGGGCTTACAATTGTCTTTATGCGGCAATCCCGGCAATGAAGAAAAAAGGTGGTGGTGTGGTGCTGAATATGGCTTCTATTGGTGCCGTGGTTGGACTGTCAGACCGCTTTGCCTACTCGATGAGTAAAGGGGCAATTTTTGCAATGACCATGTCTGTTGCCAAAGATTATATGGCCGAAGGCATCAGGTGTAATAGCATATCGCCGGCCAGGGTACATACTCCATTTGTAGATGGGTTTATTGCAAAAAACTACGCAGGACAGGAAGCTGAAATCTTTGAAAAATTATCGAAAAGCCAGCCTATTGGCCGCATGGGTAAACCGGAGGAAGTTGCATCCCTTGCGCTTTATCTTTGTTCGGATGAGGCAGGTTTTGTAACCGGCAATGATTATCCATTAGATGGGGGCTTTATTAAATTGAATAATTAG
- a CDS encoding alpha-L-fucosidase, which produces MKKIILLVALVCALTDLKAQHYIPTAANLASRKDFQDMKFGLFIHWGAFSVLSDGEWVMNNKNIKVEDYKRLKDIFNPTAFDAKKWVAAAKSAGMKYITLITRHHDGFSNWDTKQSDWNIMGTPYGKDIVAQMAAECHKEGIKLFLYYSLLDWSRTDYQYATGKTGKGTGRTKQDDWNNYIAFMKAQLTELLTNYGEIGGIWFDGHWDQLDNDKDKTLKSKVNWHYDEIYSLIHKLQPQCLVGNNHHLSPIDGEDFQMFEKDLPGHNTTGFGGASVSQLPLETCETMNNSWGFNITDRKYKTVKQLIHYLVNDAGRNANFLLNVGPMPNGVIQPENVDTLAKIGDWMKQYGASIYGTRGDVIDVQPWGLVTAKNKTLYAHIINKIPQTFINLPGLKQKVLSASVMKDERKLKFKQTTKETIIYLDGVVMDDIDTIIELKIK; this is translated from the coding sequence ATGAAAAAAATCATTCTCTTAGTTGCTCTCGTTTGTGCTTTAACTGATCTAAAGGCGCAGCATTATATCCCTACTGCAGCAAATCTGGCTTCCAGAAAAGATTTTCAGGATATGAAGTTCGGTTTATTTATCCATTGGGGCGCCTTTAGTGTACTGAGTGATGGAGAATGGGTAATGAACAACAAAAACATTAAGGTGGAAGATTACAAGCGGTTAAAAGATATTTTTAACCCTACTGCCTTTGATGCAAAAAAATGGGTTGCCGCAGCAAAAAGTGCGGGTATGAAATACATTACGCTAATTACCAGGCACCATGATGGTTTTAGTAACTGGGATACAAAGCAGTCCGACTGGAACATCATGGGAACTCCTTATGGGAAAGATATTGTAGCTCAGATGGCAGCGGAATGCCACAAAGAAGGGATAAAGCTGTTTTTATATTATTCATTACTGGATTGGTCGCGCACCGATTATCAATATGCAACAGGCAAGACTGGTAAAGGCACTGGCCGGACAAAGCAAGATGACTGGAACAATTACATTGCTTTTATGAAGGCACAGTTAACCGAGTTGTTGACCAACTATGGGGAGATTGGTGGAATATGGTTTGACGGGCACTGGGACCAGCTGGACAACGACAAGGATAAAACTTTAAAATCAAAGGTAAACTGGCATTATGATGAGATTTATAGCCTGATCCATAAATTACAGCCACAATGTCTGGTTGGTAACAACCATCATTTGTCTCCTATCGACGGGGAGGACTTTCAGATGTTTGAGAAGGATCTGCCAGGGCATAATACAACAGGTTTTGGTGGAGCCAGTGTTTCGCAGTTACCGTTAGAGACTTGCGAAACGATGAATAATTCCTGGGGTTTTAACATTACAGACAGGAAATACAAAACGGTAAAACAACTGATCCACTATCTGGTAAACGATGCGGGAAGAAACGCAAACTTTTTGTTAAACGTGGGGCCGATGCCAAATGGTGTAATCCAACCTGAAAATGTGGATACACTGGCTAAAATTGGGGATTGGATGAAACAATATGGTGCCAGTATTTACGGTACACGTGGAGATGTGATCGATGTGCAGCCCTGGGGATTGGTAACAGCTAAAAACAAAACTTTATACGCACATATTATTAACAAAATTCCTCAGACTTTTATTAATTTACCGGGGCTAAAACAGAAAGTGCTTTCTGCTTCAGTAATGAAGGACGAAAGAAAATTGAAGTTTAAGCAAACCACAAAGGAAACTATAATATACCTGGATGGTGTGGTGATGGATGACATTGACACCATTATTGAATTGAAAATTAAATAG
- a CDS encoding amidohydrolase: MLKIDAHQHFWIFDEVRDSWITPDMEVLRADFLPGQLWTELQQHQFDGCVVVQSDQSEAENFFQLKNAEEYDFVKGVVGWVDLQAKDIEDKLSGLSAYAKLKGFRHILQGEKDRALMLKPEFVNGINMLQRFGYTYDVLIFPDQLKYAAELAAQFPDQPFVLDHIAKPAIKNGAIDEWEKDLKTLAQYENVCCKVSGMVTEADWKHWKQEDFSPYLDVVFEAFGVERLMYGSDWPVCLVAGTYQQVLGLVEGYTSKLSNHEQELFWGGNATKFYNL, translated from the coding sequence ATGTTAAAAATTGATGCCCATCAGCATTTCTGGATTTTTGATGAGGTAAGGGATAGCTGGATTACGCCTGATATGGAGGTGTTGAGAGCCGATTTTTTACCGGGGCAATTGTGGACTGAATTGCAGCAGCATCAATTTGATGGGTGTGTAGTAGTACAGTCTGATCAGTCTGAAGCAGAAAATTTTTTTCAGCTGAAAAATGCAGAAGAATACGACTTCGTTAAAGGTGTTGTAGGTTGGGTTGATTTGCAAGCCAAGGACATTGAAGACAAGCTTTCCGGCTTGTCAGCTTATGCCAAGCTAAAAGGTTTCAGGCATATTCTTCAGGGCGAAAAAGACAGAGCATTGATGTTAAAACCTGAATTTGTAAACGGGATAAATATGTTGCAACGATTTGGTTATACCTACGATGTATTGATTTTTCCTGATCAGCTAAAGTATGCTGCCGAATTGGCTGCACAGTTTCCAGACCAGCCTTTTGTGCTGGACCACATCGCGAAACCGGCAATCAAAAATGGGGCAATCGACGAATGGGAAAAGGATTTAAAGACTTTGGCACAGTATGAAAATGTGTGCTGCAAAGTATCGGGTATGGTAACCGAGGCCGATTGGAAACACTGGAAACAGGAAGATTTTAGTCCCTATCTGGATGTTGTGTTTGAAGCATTTGGCGTTGAAAGATTAATGTATGGATCTGATTGGCCGGTTTGCCTCGTCGCGGGTACATATCAGCAGGTACTGGGCCTGGTAGAAGGATATACATCAAAGTTATCAAACCATGAGCAGGAATTGTTCTGGGGTGGTAATGCCACAAAATTTTATAATTTATAA
- a CDS encoding fumarylacetoacetate hydrolase family protein — protein sequence MKLIRWGAADQEKIGVILNDTWYDTSAFGEDYNEQFFKDNGLEKLEAFVKANADKLPVVPAGTRLGSPVARPSKIVCIGLNYADHARETGAAIPPEPVIFMKSTTSMVGPFDDIVIPKNSVKTDWEVELAVVIGKKASYVEESEALDYVAGYALHNDVSEREFQLERNGTWDKGKGCDTFAPLGPFLATKDEVSDVDNLRLWLTVNGEKMQDGNTSNFIFNVPFVVSYVSQFMTLLPGDVISTGTPAGVGLGFNPPIYLKEGDVVELGIDSLGTSKQQVKNYVKN from the coding sequence ATGAAACTAATCAGATGGGGCGCTGCCGATCAGGAAAAAATCGGTGTAATTTTAAATGATACCTGGTACGATACTTCGGCTTTTGGCGAAGATTATAACGAGCAGTTTTTTAAAGATAACGGACTGGAAAAGTTGGAGGCCTTTGTTAAGGCGAATGCAGATAAATTGCCTGTTGTTCCGGCTGGCACAAGGTTGGGATCGCCGGTGGCGCGTCCTTCTAAAATTGTATGTATAGGATTAAATTATGCTGATCACGCCAGAGAGACGGGTGCCGCTATTCCACCTGAACCGGTGATTTTTATGAAATCAACGACTTCCATGGTTGGCCCTTTTGATGATATTGTGATTCCTAAAAATTCGGTTAAAACTGATTGGGAGGTAGAGCTTGCCGTAGTTATTGGCAAAAAAGCTTCTTACGTAGAGGAGTCAGAAGCATTGGATTATGTAGCCGGATATGCTTTACACAATGACGTATCAGAACGCGAGTTCCAATTAGAAAGAAATGGTACCTGGGACAAGGGAAAAGGATGTGATACATTTGCACCGCTTGGTCCTTTCCTGGCTACGAAAGATGAAGTTTCGGATGTAGACAATCTGCGCCTTTGGCTTACTGTAAACGGTGAGAAGATGCAGGATGGCAATACGTCTAATTTTATATTTAACGTGCCTTTTGTGGTTTCGTATGTAAGTCAGTTTATGACCTTGCTGCCTGGCGATGTAATCTCGACAGGAACTCCTGCAGGTGTAGGTTTGGGTTTTAACCCTCCAATATATTTAAAAGAAGGCGATGTTGTTGAACTGGGAATTGATAGCTTGGGCACGTCTAAACAGCAGGTAAAGAACTATGTTAAAAATTGA
- a CDS encoding aminopeptidase P family protein, producing the protein MTYQEKLNEIRKQMKADGVQAYIIPSADPHISEYLPKRYKCIPFASGFKGSTGTLVITLDHAGLWTDFRYFEQATDELKDSGYELMKQKVQHAPEYIQWLIERLDKGSVVAADDKLLSVLLGDLLTQQFSTKEIGLTSRDYLSPIWKNRPELPAEKAFLIDEKHIGQSVKSKLEQVRVTLAKQGASHHLISSLDDLAWLFNIRGKDVSYNPVVLSFALINQDHSTLFVDVDKLSNEEKENLLRSGVEVLPYQDIERALANIPANSSIFIDPKRNCYAYYKLIPASVKIIKDTNPTTNLKAVKNETELANTRTAMLKDGVAITRFLKWLSENIGKTTITELSAAAELRKFRMEQDGFVGDSFTTISAYKAHGALPHYSASEESNVEVKAEGLFLVDSGGQYFYGTTDITRTIPMGNNTEEESTDYTLVLKGMIDGCRVRFPKGTCGYQIDAITRKPLWDYAINYGHGTGHGVGYFLNVHEGPQVFNPTANPVAIEPGMITSVEPGVYRPGKHGIRIENLVNTITDVSNEFNEFYAFECLTIAPISTKIVKKELLEQSQIVWLNSYNALVFEKLSPLLTADEANFLKEETKAI; encoded by the coding sequence ATGACTTATCAGGAAAAACTAAACGAGATCCGTAAACAGATGAAAGCCGACGGTGTTCAGGCCTACATCATTCCCTCAGCCGACCCGCATATTAGTGAATATCTACCGAAACGTTATAAATGTATCCCTTTCGCCTCCGGATTTAAAGGTTCTACAGGCACCCTGGTCATTACACTTGATCATGCAGGTTTGTGGACAGATTTCCGCTATTTTGAACAGGCTACGGATGAACTGAAAGATTCCGGTTACGAATTAATGAAACAGAAAGTGCAGCATGCTCCTGAATATATTCAATGGTTAATTGAAAGATTAGATAAAGGAAGTGTAGTTGCTGCCGATGATAAGTTGTTATCAGTGTTACTGGGTGATCTGCTGACACAACAATTTTCTACCAAAGAAATTGGTCTGACCAGTAGAGATTACTTAAGCCCGATTTGGAAAAACCGACCGGAACTCCCAGCAGAGAAAGCGTTTCTGATAGATGAAAAACACATCGGACAAAGTGTAAAATCTAAACTGGAACAAGTACGTGTTACGCTGGCAAAACAAGGAGCCAGTCACCACCTGATCTCTTCGCTGGACGACCTGGCCTGGCTATTCAACATACGTGGTAAAGATGTAAGTTACAACCCGGTAGTTTTGAGTTTTGCCTTGATCAATCAGGACCACTCCACCTTATTTGTTGACGTTGATAAACTCAGCAATGAGGAGAAAGAAAACTTGCTAAGAAGTGGTGTAGAAGTACTCCCTTATCAGGATATTGAACGCGCACTGGCCAATATCCCGGCTAACAGCTCCATTTTTATTGATCCAAAACGCAATTGTTACGCCTATTATAAATTAATTCCGGCATCGGTAAAAATTATTAAGGACACCAACCCCACCACCAACCTGAAAGCGGTTAAAAATGAAACTGAGTTGGCCAATACCCGGACGGCAATGCTTAAAGACGGTGTTGCTATTACCCGTTTTTTAAAGTGGCTTTCTGAAAATATCGGAAAAACCACCATCACAGAACTATCAGCTGCTGCCGAGTTAAGAAAATTCAGGATGGAGCAAGATGGTTTTGTTGGCGATAGTTTTACCACCATCAGTGCCTATAAAGCACATGGCGCCCTACCCCATTACAGCGCATCGGAAGAAAGTAATGTTGAAGTAAAAGCCGAAGGCTTGTTTCTGGTAGATTCCGGAGGTCAGTATTTCTACGGAACTACAGACATCACGCGTACCATACCGATGGGCAACAATACTGAAGAGGAAAGTACTGATTATACATTGGTCTTGAAAGGTATGATTGACGGTTGTAGGGTCCGTTTCCCTAAAGGAACATGTGGTTACCAGATTGATGCCATCACCAGAAAGCCATTATGGGACTATGCCATCAACTATGGCCATGGAACTGGTCATGGTGTGGGCTATTTCCTGAATGTACATGAGGGGCCACAGGTATTTAATCCTACCGCTAATCCCGTGGCCATTGAGCCAGGGATGATTACCTCTGTTGAACCAGGTGTTTATCGCCCTGGAAAACACGGCATCCGTATCGAAAACCTGGTGAATACCATTACAGATGTAAGCAATGAGTTCAATGAGTTTTATGCCTTTGAATGCTTAACTATAGCCCCAATAAGCACTAAAATTGTGAAAAAAGAACTATTGGAGCAATCGCAAATCGTATGGCTAAACAGCTATAATGCATTAGTGTTTGAGAAACTAAGTCCTTTATTAACTGCCGATGAAGCAAACTTCTTAAAAGAAGAGACCAAAGCGATATAA